Within the Gorilla gorilla gorilla isolate KB3781 chromosome 15, NHGRI_mGorGor1-v2.1_pri, whole genome shotgun sequence genome, the region AAGAGTTGCACCAGGCCTGCTGTTGAGATAGGGATGATGTTGCTGAAACTCAGCTATTGACTTGCAGGCCGAGTGCCATGTGATGGCTCACAGTGTGCCTTCATGAGCCGACGTAAGAAAGTCCAAATTCGGACTTGGAAAAGCCAGCGTTCGAAAGTGCAGGCTATATAAGGTGTAATCTTGGACTTTAAGAGCTTACCAGTTAGTCAAGGCCAGAAAACTAACATAAGGAGGAGCAATTCAGCCCTCAACTATATTCAGCAGTTGATTACAAGTGTCCAAGGAATTTAGAGAATAGGGATTACtcgcagtggttttcaaacatgttacagtgtgtatgtgtttaatactttaaaaatatgtttaggaAAGGCATCTGTTCTGTGGCTCTTCCAAGTTTGCTTGTAACTTGCTTTTTCCTTTACATcagatgatgagcattttcctAGTTATTAATAATTCATTGAAAACTTGACTTTGACTGACTATGTAACAGCCTCTGTCTTTGGGATGCCACATGAATATTTATTCACTGGCCTTGTTGGATTTTTTAGTGTTTCCGTGACATCTGGAACACTTTGCCTTTACTCATCCCCTTCCTGTCCTGCCACCAGCCCCAAGCTCCCCAGGGGTAGAGTCTGAGTTTGCCCTCAGGACCTACAGCCCAGCCTGTGATGTGGCCCAGGTTCTCTGAGGGTAGAAAGAGTGGGCATCTGGCAAGAGGTGTCCCCAGCCAACGCTCAACAGGCCTTGGGGCCAGCAAAATCGTGGCCTCAGTCTGAGGCCAAGGCAAGGATGGGCCCTTCTTTAGGGGAACTCCCGCAGCAGAGCCAAGGCTTAGTATGGTGCCTTTGGGGACTGGACCCCACAGCTTTGCCAACCAAACCACTAGGATTGCATGACACAGGGTTCCGTTTCTCCCCTGGCCTTGGCGTTCTCAGGCTGCAGAGAAAGTtactcatttccctttttttttttttggagcataAAGCCCTGCAGTGCCACTGTGGTTCCCTAACAGGCCCCAAGACCCCAGGATGCAGCCCATTAGCTCCTGGCTTCCCCCACTCCTTGGAGTCACATTGGCTTTGAGACCTTTGCCCTGCCAGGGTTTGCCAGGGTGCAAACCCCAGGCCTGTCTTGGGGCAGGGAAGCTGTGTCCCAGGTACCCAGGCCGAGAGCCTATTTGCCTGAACCCGTGTCTGCTCTGTTCCTGCCAAAATCCACACCTGAGCAATGGGAAATGTTGTCTTGTGTTCTGTGCCTAATGGAGCCATCCTGTCCCGTGGCAGGCTGCCCAGCTGGTGGCCCATCCGTTTACGGGGCTCCTCtgccctccttcctgcctcctctcACTGTCTTGTCTTTACACATCCTCCCATGGTTCAGGTTGTCCCCATCTTGCCATTGAAACTAACCTTGCCTGTGTCCCCTTCCTCAGAGGCCTGACTCTCCACTCTGGCTAAGCTAATCCACTCATGAGTGCCAAGGGGCTGACACTGGGCCCCTGCTCTGGGCCAAGCACTGTCTCAGGTGCTGGGAATACTCAGACAGCTAAAAGATTTGACTGCCTTCTGGAAACTCTGAGTCTGGTGGGAAAGTCAGGCAAAAAACAGAGAATTACAGTCCCAGTGATGGTCACTGCTGTCACAGGCATATCAGAGCTGCAGGAACACAGGCGGGGTGGGCAAGGCCTGAGCACATCAGGGAGGCGCTACCAGACAGGTCGCATTTGACCTGAGCCCTGAAGGATGAGTAAGCATTTGCCAGGTGGAGAGGGTGGGAAAAGGATTCCACGCAGAGGGAATAGCATTAGCCAAGACCTGCTGGTGGGGCAGCGCATGGCACATGGAAGAAGGAGTGAACGGCAGATAGAGTGGAGTGAAGACTCGGTAGATGATGCCAGAGAAGATGTGCAGGGGCCAGGTCCTGCAGACTCGAATGCCAGGCTAAAGGGTTGAAAGCGATTCTCTACAGAGAACCACCAAGGGCCTGCCGTATGCCCAGCCGAGGACCCCAGGAGGAGAATGGAGCAGAGGGGGCGGCTACAGCCGTGATCTGGGTGAGCAGTCATGGGGTGTCCCGGCGCCAGTGGGCAGTTCTATATGTTACCTACCCCCATGACACCACCTTTGCCCACAGGAAGAGTCTGGAGGTGGGCACCGGGGGTCTCAGCTCACATGTGGGGCTGCTGCCCAGTTACCCTGGGATCAGTCTGGCTGCCTGCTTCTCCTTGCTAGGAAAACTCCCAAGGAGGCAACTTTGTTGGGCCTGTGTAGACATGGGCACAGTGCTTCAAACACTCACTCCAGGGGCCTGTGTAGACATGGGCACAGTGCTTCAAACACTCACTCCAGGGCCATGTGTAGACATGGGCACAGTGCTTCAAACACTCACTCCAGGGGCCTGTGTAGACATGGGCACAGTgcttcactcactcactccaggGGCCTGTGTAGACATGGGCACAGTGCTTCAAACACTCACTGCAGGGGCCAGAACATGTGTGTACTCGAGGCAAGGTGCCTGGGAGAGTGAGGCATACATGGAGAAGCCATGAGCTGCCCAAGAAAGCAAAGGGCCCCGGCAGTCACGAAGAGCAGCTCGTCCAGGCCCTGGGAGAGGCCGCTCTGGATACCATGTCCTCGGTGACTGTGATGGGCACAGAGCTTTGCACATTGGAAAGAGTCACAGGAAAGGTTGTCATGCTTGTTAGTGTGATGAGACCTGGTCTGTCTCCACTGGCTGTGATATTGAGGCAGCCAGACACACGGTATCTGCCCAGGACAGGGCTGGGGGGTGCACCTCAGAGGGGTGCACACAGTTGGTGGGTCGCAGTTCACTTCCGGTCTGTTTCTTCAGTCCCTTTGTCCTGGAAAGGCACCTGCTTACCCTGATTGCGTTGGTGACCCCAGCCAGCAAGATGGCAAATGCCTACATCCCTGATAGTGCCCACCTCTTAGAGCGAGCACACGCTTGGCTGCTCCAGGCCATCTTGTGAGGTCTCCTTTCAACATCAAGAGCCTGTTGTGTTGTTGCCACATCCTGAGTTCTGGGCTGCAAGCCACCCTGCTACTCACCGATGCCGGGAGAGCGACCAAAATATGGGAAGTGTCGCAAGTTCCTATGAAGGAAGGCCGCCTAAGACAGAGGCTAAACACACAGGCTGTAGAACCAGCCCGACCTGGTCAAATCCCAGCGCCTCACTCCCCAATCCGGTGACACAGGGCAAGTGCTTTCATGTTTCTGAGCCTCTTACCCTCCTCTGTGAACTGGGGGCAAGGCCTATGATCAGGGGTCGGCGAGATAACCCAGGTAAAGCAAGGAGCCCGTGGGCTCACGCGCAGCAAGAACGCCATGGATGTTTGCTCCTCTGATTATCCTTGATGTTATTTTCCATAGTTTTCTTAAGGGTGAATTCCTCCCAGGAGTGAAGAGCCCTGGGTGAAAGGCTGGCTGCACCAATTCACAAGGAACTCTGCATCTGCCTGGGTCATCCTCTATCCAGCTCCAAACCTAGCAGGCTGAACAAGACCTGGGACCCTTGTTTCTCTCCAGGAGGAAGCTTGAGTGAATGCAGGGTGGCCTATGCGCTGACTGCAATTGTTCCCAAGATGTAGCATCCCTGTGTGCTCTTTGGAGGGTCCTGAGCCTCCGTCAGATGCTTGGCAGAGTGTGGTCCCCACAGATCAAGATTGCCTGTCCCTAGCCTGCTTTGGTGGCCACAGCCATGACTGAGCCCCTGGGGACTGGGTCGGTAGAGAGTCACGCACTGGAACTCAGCTCTGCGGTGCAGGAGACTTGGCTTCCCCTGACTGGGGCAGACGACCAGCTTCTTATTTTAAGCTCGAGATTGACTGGAGTCAGAATCACTTTGTGGTGGGTGGCTGCTCCCCGCTTGGACAGCCGGGTCTGATCTCGCTGGTCACAATCCATAGGTTCGTCCTTCCCACATATAATAACTATAGAGGCCAAAACAGGCCCAATGTTCCTTCCTCCTCGCATGCCTGTGATGTGTGTACTGTTGTGACCCCATTTTAGGGATGACTAGACTGAGGCCTAGGAAGGTCAAACTACCTGCCCCAGAGCACCCAGCTGGTTGGCCGCAGGAATTCCAGGCCTTCCGTCCCCTGTGCTGTCACCATGCCTCCCCCACGGCTCCAGAGCACAGTGTTGTCACCCCCCCCCCCTGTGTCATCAATGCCCTCCAATGTGGGCTCTCACACCAAGGAAGAGAACTGAAGCTGAGCTTATCACATCACCCCCGGCCCCACCCTACACTGCAGGGGAGGACTGAGTGGGGCTTCCCCTCTTGAGGCAGGAAGTGGTGGGAGAGGTTTGAAAGCGTCCAAGAGGGGAAAACAACCTCGGAGTAGTGAAGCAAATGCCTTGAACAGCCCTCTCACCCATGGACCCCGCCCACAGACCCCGCCCAGCACAGCAACACCTAGTCCCTGGCACAGACTGACCCCCTGCCCCTCTCTTGCTTCCACAGGTTTCTGGGACTCCTCGCTGAATCCTCCACAAGAAAGAGGGAAGCCAGCAGAGCCCCCAAGAGACCGGGCCCCCGGATTCCCCGTAGTCTCCAGCCTCAGGCCCACAGCCCATGACGCAAACTGTGCCTGTGAAATCGAGCTGTCGGTAGGAAATGACCGCCTGTGGTTTGTGAATCCTATTTTCATCGAGGACTGCAGCAGCGCCCTGCCCACCGACCAGCCACCTCTTGGAAATTGCCCTGCACGCCCTTTGCCGCCCACCTCTGATGCTACCTCACCCACCTCCAGGTGGGCCCCACGCCgcccaccaccccctcccccagtgctgcccctgcagccctgcagcccagcccagccccctctGCTCCCTGCTCTTGCCCCCGCCCCTGCCTGTCCTTTGCCCACCTCTCCCCCAGTGCCTGCCCCCCACGTCACACCCCATGCCCCAGGTCCCCCAGACCATCCGAACCAGCCGCCCATGACGACCTGCGAGAGACTCCCATGCCCCACTGCAGGCCTGGGCCCCCTCAGGGAGGAAGCGATGAAGCCAGGGGCAGCCTCCAGTCCCTTGCAGCAGGCCCCCGCCCCGCCACTGCCTGCGAAGAAGAACCTTCCCACTGCCCCTCCCAGACGCCGCGTTTCCGAGAGGGTGTCCTTAGAAGACCAAAGTCCGGGGATGGCGGCAGAGGGGGACCAGCTCAGCCTGCCTCCCCAAGGGACCTCAGACGGCCCTGAGGACACGCCCTGGGAGAGCACGGAGCAAGGCCAGGACACAGAGGTGAAAGCCAGCGATCCTGACAGCATGCCAGAGCTGCCCAGGACGGCCAAACAACCCCCAGTCCCACCCCCCAGGAAAAAACGGATCTCTCGACAACTGGCCTCGACCCTCCCAGCTCCCTTAGAGAACGCTGAGCTCTGCACACAGGCGTTGGCCTTGGAGACACCCACGCCGGGTCCACCCAGAGAGGGCCAAAGCCCTGCTTCTCAGGCTGGGAATCAGCACCCTCCTGCCCAGGCCACTGCCCATTCCCAGAGCTCTCCAGAGTTCAAGGGCTCCCTGGCCTCCCTCTCAGACAGCTTGGGGGTGTCTGTCATGGCCACCGACCAGGACTCCTACTCCACCAGCAGCACGGAGGAGGAGCTGGAGCAGTTCAGCAGCCCCAGCGTGAAGAAGAAGCCCTCCATGATCCTGGGCAAGGCTCGGCACCGGCTGAGCTTCGCCAGTTTCAGCAGCATGTTCCACGCTTTCCTCTCCAACAACCGCAAGCTGTACAAGAAGGTGGTGGAGCTGGCGCAGGACAAGGCCTCGTACTTTGGCAGCCTGGTGCAGGACTACAAGGTGTACAGCCTGGAGATGATGGCGCGCCAGACCTCCAGCACGGAGTTGCTGCAGGAGATTCGCACCATGATGACCCAGCTCAAGAGCTACCTGCTGCAGAGCACCGAGCTCAAGGCCCTGGTGGACCCCGCCCTGCACTCCGAGGAGGAGCTCGGTCAGTGCCCTaggagg harbors:
- the RIN3 gene encoding ras and Rab interactor 3 isoform X2, whose amino-acid sequence is MLITSFQMFLVRRDSSSKHLVLCVHFPSLNESSAEVLEYTVKEEKSILYLEGSALVFEDIFRLIAFYCVSRDLLPFTLRLPQAILEASSFTDLETIASLGLGFWDSSLNPPQERGKPAEPPRDRAPGFPVVSSLRPTAHDANCACEIELSVGNDRLWFVNPIFIEDCSSALPTDQPPLGNCPARPLPPTSDATSPTSRWAPRRPPPPPPVLPLQPCSPAQPPLLPALAPAPACPLPTSPPVPAPHVTPHAPGPPDHPNQPPMTTCERLPCPTAGLGPLREEAMKPGAASSPLQQAPAPPLPAKKNLPTAPPRRRVSERVSLEDQSPGMAAEGDQLSLPPQGTSDGPEDTPWESTEQGQDTEVKASDPDSMPELPRTAKQPPVPPPRKKRISRQLASTLPAPLENAELCTQALALETPTPGPPREGQSPASQAGNQHPPAQATAHSQSSPEFKGSLASLSDSLGVSVMATDQDSYSTSSTEEELEQFSSPSVKKKPSMILGKARHRLSFASFSSMFHAFLSNNRKLYKKVVELAQDKASYFGSLVQDYKVYSLEMMARQTSSTELLQEIRTMMTQLKSYLLQSTELKALVDPALHSEEELEAIVESALYKCVLKPLKEAINSCLHEIHSKDGSLQQLKENQLVILATTTTDLGVTTSVPEVPMMEKILQKFTSMHKAYSPEKKISILLKTCKLIYDSMALGNPGKPYGADDFLPVLMYVLARSNLTEMLLNVEYMMELMDPALQLGEGSYYLTTTYGALEHIKSYDKITVTRQLSVEVQDSIHRWERRRTLNKARASRSSVQDFICVSYLEPEQQARTLASRADTQAQALCAQCAEKFAVERPQAHRLFVLVDGRCFQLADDALPHRIKGYLLRSEPKRDFHFVYRPLDGGGGDGSPPCLVVREPNFL
- the RIN3 gene encoding ras and Rab interactor 3 isoform X1, giving the protein MIRHAGAPARGDPTGPVPAVGKGEEEEDGMRLCLPATPKNCLPRRRGISILEKLIKTCPVWLQLSLGQAEVARILHRVVAGMFLVRRDSSSKHLVLCVHFPSLNESSAEVLEYTVKEEKSILYLEGSALVFEDIFRLIAFYCVSRDLLPFTLRLPQAILEASSFTDLETIASLGLGFWDSSLNPPQERGKPAEPPRDRAPGFPVVSSLRPTAHDANCACEIELSVGNDRLWFVNPIFIEDCSSALPTDQPPLGNCPARPLPPTSDATSPTSRWAPRRPPPPPPVLPLQPCSPAQPPLLPALAPAPACPLPTSPPVPAPHVTPHAPGPPDHPNQPPMTTCERLPCPTAGLGPLREEAMKPGAASSPLQQAPAPPLPAKKNLPTAPPRRRVSERVSLEDQSPGMAAEGDQLSLPPQGTSDGPEDTPWESTEQGQDTEVKASDPDSMPELPRTAKQPPVPPPRKKRISRQLASTLPAPLENAELCTQALALETPTPGPPREGQSPASQAGNQHPPAQATAHSQSSPEFKGSLASLSDSLGVSVMATDQDSYSTSSTEEELEQFSSPSVKKKPSMILGKARHRLSFASFSSMFHAFLSNNRKLYKKVVELAQDKASYFGSLVQDYKVYSLEMMARQTSSTELLQEIRTMMTQLKSYLLQSTELKALVDPALHSEEELEAIVESALYKCVLKPLKEAINSCLHEIHSKDGSLQQLKENQLVILATTTTDLGVTTSVPEVPMMEKILQKFTSMHKAYSPEKKISILLKTCKLIYDSMALGNPGKPYGADDFLPVLMYVLARSNLTEMLLNVEYMMELMDPALQLGEGSYYLTTTYGALEHIKSYDKITVTRQLSVEVQDSIHRWERRRTLNKARASRSSVQDFICVSYLEPEQQARTLASRADTQAQALCAQCAEKFAVERPQAHRLFVLVDGRCFQLADDALPHRIKGYLLRSEPKRDFHFVYRPLDGGGGDGSPPCLVVREPNFL